One part of the Cystobacter ferrugineus genome encodes these proteins:
- a CDS encoding tetratricopeptide repeat protein, which yields MAAETKSEYDSKELSEIRKEVIESRNLVIKTDNLLKNLHAEVKAIGKRHEDLQKRQWISSGVAYVLFAALCVGGATMVMSSRSSNATAERERLEKTVTELTAQLDKQRAEQTAVQASQRAANEVFRLMTNLPGDERLKGVDELVKLDTSRLTALERAALNNQAALLRREIGDAAFERGKAAFRRNEMKATIDEISRFVAMNPPQEQLLDASFFLGVAYNNERKHAQAVPLLARFVAGDKRSKTRDYAMLLLAQSYQETNDLDKAMATVQEALATYPASEFAPQMRSRQSSIRRQRAGGAEAAAAAPAAAPAARPLVPVTVPTAAPAPAQ from the coding sequence ATGGCTGCCGAGACGAAGTCCGAGTACGACTCCAAGGAACTGAGTGAGATCCGCAAGGAGGTCATCGAGTCCCGCAACCTCGTGATCAAGACGGACAACCTGCTCAAGAACCTTCACGCGGAAGTGAAGGCGATTGGCAAGCGTCACGAGGATCTGCAGAAGCGGCAGTGGATTTCTTCCGGCGTGGCGTACGTGCTCTTCGCGGCGTTGTGCGTGGGCGGCGCGACGATGGTGATGTCCTCGCGCTCCTCCAACGCGACGGCCGAGCGCGAGCGGCTGGAGAAGACGGTGACCGAACTCACGGCCCAGTTGGACAAGCAGCGCGCGGAGCAGACTGCGGTGCAGGCCTCCCAGCGCGCGGCCAACGAGGTCTTCCGGTTGATGACCAACCTGCCCGGAGACGAGCGGCTCAAGGGCGTGGACGAGCTGGTGAAGCTGGACACCTCGCGCCTGACGGCCCTGGAGCGCGCGGCGCTCAACAACCAGGCGGCCTTGCTGCGGCGCGAGATTGGCGACGCGGCGTTCGAGCGGGGCAAGGCGGCCTTCCGCCGCAACGAGATGAAGGCGACCATCGACGAGATCTCGCGCTTCGTGGCGATGAATCCGCCCCAGGAGCAGCTCCTGGATGCGTCCTTCTTCCTGGGCGTGGCCTACAACAACGAGCGCAAGCACGCGCAGGCGGTGCCGCTGCTGGCGCGCTTCGTCGCGGGCGACAAGCGGTCCAAGACGCGCGACTACGCCATGCTGCTCCTGGCGCAGTCGTACCAGGAGACCAACGACCTGGATAAGGCCATGGCCACGGTGCAGGAGGCCCTGGCCACCTATCCGGCCAGTGAGTTCGCCCCCCAGATGCGCAGCCGGCAGAGCTCCATCCGCCGGCAGCGCGCGGGTGGCGCCGAGGCCGCCGCGGCGGCTCCGGCCGCGGCCCCCGCCGCCAGGCCCCTGGTGCCCGTGACGGTGCCCACCGCGGCGCCCGCTCCGGCGCAATGA
- a CDS encoding HEAT repeat domain-containing protein, whose translation MSEREPLTEEQRAAALRNIRGPDRGAIVEAAKLLSADSSTTARLLELLASAARVEVRHGILYALTWHGDASLWNFMIRILSDQKEHPKVRGQAAECISYLFDGVETESGWLSYWGLSLGSGLAVETQSPSPGSW comes from the coding sequence ATGAGCGAGCGCGAACCATTGACCGAAGAGCAGAGGGCGGCCGCACTGAGGAACATCCGAGGCCCGGACCGCGGGGCTATCGTTGAAGCGGCGAAGCTGCTCTCGGCGGATAGCTCGACGACGGCGAGGCTGCTCGAGTTGCTCGCCAGCGCGGCACGTGTCGAGGTGCGGCACGGTATTCTCTATGCGCTGACCTGGCATGGCGACGCCAGCTTGTGGAACTTCATGATCCGGATTCTCTCGGATCAGAAGGAGCACCCCAAGGTTCGAGGTCAGGCCGCGGAGTGCATCTCCTACTTGTTCGACGGTGTCGAGACCGAAAGTGGATGGTTGTCGTATTGGGGATTATCGCTGGGGTCTGGGCTGGCTGTGGAAACACAGAGCCCGAGCCCCGGTTCGTGGTAG
- the mutL gene encoding DNA mismatch repair endonuclease MutL: protein MARIARLSDVLINKIAAGEVVERPASVVKELVENSIDAGSRTVRVALERGGLGRITISDDGQGMSAEDARLSLERHATSKLRELDDLFTLSTKGFRGEALPAIASVSRFTLHTAERESYVGTRITVEGGGEPLVEEAPPRVGTVISVEDLFYNTPARRKFMRRESTELQHAEEAVIRLALAHPDVSFFVEHGGQALFTSPASPTDPRERIAAALGPGVHPHLVAVEERRLGVNVTGYIASPEYTLPNARGIYTFVNRRYIRDRGLNSAIQRAFQEFLAAGRQPVVVLFIDMDPRAVDVNVHPQKLEVRFADAKGVGDAVNAAISRALRAAPWLGPPGGEGGAMEPPRQAAHYAMAVERFLTRAQEATWGAPLPIPGTQDSDAPAPPQANGSLFAPSAPSPLLPGRAPAFGQAQPMLNEAPPPGYFGALRPMGVLGERFHVCEGSGGTLVVLDAHAALERARLMAFHKALQRAEPPVPTLFGATVELAVPVARTLVEGHEALARLGLEVEPFGGTTLALKAVPPALVGADARALLEALARALPPPGSALDVVVLAEPLRVLACHAARHAEGQLSEGKLRALLGELDAADFHPPCIHGTVVVLEVPLLELERRALRPPGTKS, encoded by the coding sequence ATGGCACGTATCGCCCGCCTCAGTGATGTCCTCATCAACAAGATCGCCGCCGGCGAGGTGGTGGAACGTCCCGCGTCCGTCGTGAAGGAACTGGTGGAGAATTCCATCGACGCGGGCTCACGCACGGTGCGCGTGGCGCTGGAGCGCGGAGGGCTCGGGCGCATCACCATCTCCGACGACGGGCAGGGGATGAGCGCCGAGGACGCCCGGCTGAGCCTCGAGCGCCACGCCACGAGCAAGTTGCGCGAGCTGGACGACTTGTTCACGCTGAGCACCAAGGGCTTCCGGGGTGAGGCGCTGCCCGCCATCGCCTCGGTGTCACGCTTCACCCTGCACACGGCCGAGCGCGAGTCCTACGTGGGCACGCGCATCACCGTGGAGGGTGGGGGCGAGCCGCTGGTGGAGGAGGCGCCGCCGCGCGTGGGCACGGTCATCTCGGTGGAGGACCTGTTCTACAACACGCCCGCGCGGCGCAAGTTCATGCGGCGCGAGTCCACGGAGCTGCAACACGCGGAGGAGGCCGTCATCCGGCTGGCGCTCGCGCACCCGGACGTGTCCTTCTTCGTGGAGCACGGAGGCCAGGCGCTCTTCACCAGCCCCGCGAGCCCCACGGATCCCCGCGAGCGCATCGCCGCGGCGCTGGGGCCCGGGGTGCACCCGCACCTGGTGGCGGTGGAGGAGCGGCGGCTGGGGGTGAACGTCACCGGCTACATCGCCTCACCCGAGTACACGCTGCCCAACGCGCGCGGCATCTACACCTTCGTCAACCGCCGCTACATCCGGGACCGGGGCCTCAACAGCGCCATCCAGCGCGCCTTCCAGGAGTTCCTCGCCGCCGGGCGCCAGCCGGTGGTGGTGCTCTTCATCGACATGGATCCGCGCGCGGTGGACGTGAACGTGCACCCGCAGAAGCTCGAGGTGCGCTTCGCGGACGCCAAGGGGGTGGGGGACGCGGTGAACGCCGCCATCTCCCGGGCGCTGCGGGCCGCGCCGTGGCTGGGTCCGCCGGGCGGGGAGGGCGGGGCGATGGAGCCGCCCCGGCAGGCCGCGCACTACGCCATGGCCGTGGAGCGCTTCCTCACCCGCGCGCAGGAGGCCACCTGGGGCGCGCCCCTGCCCATTCCCGGCACCCAGGATTCGGACGCCCCCGCGCCGCCCCAGGCGAACGGCTCCCTCTTCGCGCCCTCGGCACCGAGCCCGCTGCTGCCCGGCCGGGCGCCCGCCTTCGGCCAGGCCCAGCCCATGCTCAACGAGGCCCCGCCGCCGGGCTACTTCGGCGCGCTGCGGCCCATGGGGGTGCTCGGCGAGCGCTTCCATGTGTGCGAGGGCTCCGGAGGCACGCTGGTGGTGCTGGACGCGCACGCCGCGCTGGAGCGCGCCCGGCTCATGGCCTTCCACAAGGCGCTGCAGCGCGCGGAGCCGCCGGTGCCCACGCTCTTCGGCGCCACGGTGGAGCTCGCGGTGCCGGTGGCCCGCACGCTGGTGGAGGGGCACGAGGCGCTCGCCCGGCTGGGGCTGGAGGTGGAGCCCTTTGGCGGCACGACGCTGGCGCTCAAGGCGGTGCCTCCCGCGCTGGTGGGGGCCGACGCGCGCGCCCTCCTGGAGGCCCTGGCGCGGGCGCTGCCGCCTCCGGGCTCGGCGCTGGACGTGGTGGTGCTCGCCGAGCCCCTGCGCGTGCTCGCCTGTCATGCCGCGCGCCACGCCGAGGGTCAGCTCTCCGAGGGCAAGCTCCGGGCGCTCCTGGGCGAGCTGGACGCGGCGGACTTCCATCCGCCCTGCATCCACGGCACGGTGGTGGTGCTCGAGGTGCCGCTCCTGGAGCTGGAGCGGCGCGCGCTGCGGCCTCCGGGGACGAAAAGTTGA
- a CDS encoding immunity 53 family protein — translation MIARRLYDRADGRGQVEVAFFQPEQDGETGDFRCPFEISGLEGVEPIRREAWGVDSVQALQQAMQGARVALEPHRAQLRWLGDSELGFAQYVPNGLGPELDAHFEQLIEREMVRISQLWGVEQDARARAAGGLLPPGKKPQWTREDALSDLEWLEQWYEAQCRDEWAHHQGVSIQSLDNPGWLLKVDLRGTNLEGRMADALVQRTGAPPSETNAGGDDWMECSIKEGCFIGAGDPRKLRALLNCFRAWARNES, via the coding sequence GTGATCGCACGGAGGCTCTACGACAGGGCTGACGGTCGCGGACAGGTAGAGGTCGCGTTCTTCCAGCCCGAGCAGGACGGGGAGACGGGGGATTTTCGTTGCCCCTTTGAAATCAGTGGGCTGGAGGGCGTCGAGCCGATCCGACGGGAGGCCTGGGGGGTCGATTCGGTTCAGGCGCTCCAGCAGGCGATGCAAGGGGCGCGGGTGGCGTTGGAGCCGCATCGCGCGCAGCTCCGCTGGCTCGGCGACTCGGAGCTGGGCTTTGCCCAGTATGTGCCGAATGGCCTCGGGCCTGAGCTGGATGCGCACTTCGAGCAGTTGATCGAACGGGAAATGGTCAGGATTTCTCAGCTCTGGGGAGTGGAGCAGGATGCCCGAGCGAGAGCGGCCGGCGGGCTCCTTCCACCCGGAAAGAAGCCCCAATGGACCCGGGAAGACGCCCTCTCCGACTTGGAATGGCTGGAGCAGTGGTATGAGGCCCAGTGCCGTGATGAGTGGGCTCATCATCAGGGGGTGAGCATCCAATCCCTGGACAACCCGGGATGGTTGCTCAAGGTCGATCTGCGTGGGACGAACCTGGAGGGGCGCATGGCCGATGCCCTGGTTCAGCGCACGGGGGCTCCCCCCTCGGAGACCAACGCGGGGGGCGACGATTGGATGGAGTGCTCCATCAAGGAGGGGTGCTTCATCGGAGCGGGGGATCCCCGGAAGCTTCGAGCCCTTCTGAACTGCTTCCGGGCGTGGGCTCGCAATGAATCCTGA
- a CDS encoding GGDEF domain-containing protein, with product MGQNETVVTVISKISERPVDLDAALVVIYGLELGRKYDLCKTETLIGRSAKAEIQVDQESISRNHACITTSKRGVFIKDLDSTNGTFVNDAPVRGETPLCNGDLVKIGRTIFKFIAGGNIETAYHDEIYRLTTMDGLTQIYNRRYFEEALEREVSRSRRYERSLALVMFDVDHFKRVNDQHGHLAGDYVLKQLASTLRTRIRREDVFARYGGEEFGVLLPEVDLPGAVKLAEKARRLVEKQRFEFDNTLIPISISLGVAVLESGHRDAVDLKRAADTKLYEAKAAGRNRVCS from the coding sequence CAGTCGATCTCGACGCGGCGCTGGTGGTGATCTACGGCTTGGAGCTGGGGCGCAAATACGACCTGTGCAAGACGGAGACGCTCATTGGCCGCTCGGCCAAGGCGGAGATCCAGGTGGACCAGGAGTCCATCAGCCGCAACCACGCGTGCATCACCACGAGCAAGCGCGGGGTGTTCATCAAGGACCTGGACTCGACGAACGGCACGTTCGTGAACGACGCGCCGGTGCGGGGGGAGACTCCCCTGTGCAACGGGGATCTGGTGAAGATTGGCCGGACGATCTTCAAGTTCATCGCCGGGGGGAACATCGAGACGGCGTACCACGATGAGATCTACCGGCTGACGACGATGGACGGGCTGACGCAGATCTACAACCGGCGCTACTTCGAGGAGGCGCTGGAGCGCGAGGTGTCACGCTCGCGCCGCTACGAGCGCAGCCTGGCGCTGGTGATGTTCGACGTGGATCATTTCAAGCGGGTGAATGATCAGCACGGGCACCTGGCGGGGGACTACGTGCTCAAGCAACTCGCCTCCACGCTGCGCACGCGCATCCGCCGCGAGGACGTGTTCGCGCGCTATGGCGGGGAGGAGTTCGGGGTGCTGCTGCCCGAGGTGGACCTCCCGGGCGCGGTGAAGCTGGCGGAGAAGGCGCGCCGGCTGGTGGAGAAACAGCGCTTCGAGTTCGACAACACCCTGATTCCCATCTCCATCTCGCTGGGGGTGGCGGTGCTGGAGTCGGGGCACCGGGACGCGGTGGACTTGAAGCGGGCGGCGGACACGAAGCTCTACGAGGCGAAGGCGGCGGGCCGCAACCGCGTCTGCTCGTGA
- a CDS encoding FHA domain-containing protein, whose amino-acid sequence MLSIQELRALGASLPSGAFRRQLGPFVLIQRAPGRPSSAVLEPTRVASSGDIERGMLSLLFEFEDLLITTLPPLARVEALSVGRLPDCDVFVDDPSVSKRHAELRWTESPARCTVKDQGSTNGTFLNANSLGTREATLKDGDILSFGNVQFWFLMTDTLHARLRATRR is encoded by the coding sequence GTGCTGTCCATCCAGGAATTGCGCGCGCTCGGCGCCTCCCTGCCCTCCGGGGCCTTCCGCCGTCAACTCGGTCCCTTCGTGCTCATCCAGCGAGCCCCGGGCCGCCCCTCCAGCGCGGTGCTCGAACCCACGCGCGTGGCCTCCTCCGGAGACATCGAGCGGGGCATGCTGTCGCTGCTCTTCGAGTTCGAGGATCTGCTCATCACCACGCTGCCGCCGCTGGCGCGCGTGGAGGCGCTGAGCGTGGGGCGGTTGCCCGACTGCGACGTGTTCGTGGATGATCCGTCCGTGTCCAAGCGCCACGCCGAGTTGCGGTGGACGGAGAGCCCGGCGCGCTGCACGGTGAAGGACCAGGGCTCCACCAACGGCACCTTCCTCAACGCCAACTCGCTGGGCACGCGCGAGGCGACGCTCAAGGACGGGGACATCCTGAGCTTTGGCAACGTGCAGTTCTGGTTCCTGATGACGGACACGCTGCACGCCCGGCTCCGGGCGACGCGGCGCTGA
- a CDS encoding SDR family oxidoreductase produces MEATQASKGGLRVAVTGAAGDLGRLLLPLLEQDADVESILVLDVAKPEGSKVDYHRVDLTRHDAESELSDALAEHPVDVFYHLAFLYGPVRDGSLAHELEVIGTMNVLSAVGRARVPRLIVPSLTALYGARASHPALLSEETPLMGCPGSRFINDKVEVEKQVRAFRERHPETRVIVLRFAPMFGPNMDNPATRMLAHRVVPTLLGYDPLWQALHEEDAARALYQALSANAEGEFNIVGRGVLPLSGLIRQAGATPLPLPGPLFRATLQTMTSLGGPGFPSSLLDYMHYGWVANGERAEEELGFIPMFHARDAVAAIRRS; encoded by the coding sequence ATGGAAGCAACTCAAGCGAGCAAGGGCGGCCTGCGCGTCGCGGTGACGGGCGCGGCGGGCGACCTGGGCCGGCTGCTGCTGCCGCTGCTGGAGCAGGATGCCGACGTGGAGAGCATCCTCGTGCTGGACGTGGCCAAGCCCGAGGGCTCCAAGGTCGACTACCACCGCGTGGACCTCACGCGCCACGACGCCGAGAGCGAGCTGTCCGACGCGCTCGCCGAGCACCCCGTGGACGTCTTCTACCACCTGGCCTTCCTCTACGGGCCGGTGCGCGATGGCTCGCTCGCGCACGAGCTCGAGGTGATTGGCACGATGAACGTGCTGAGCGCGGTGGGCCGCGCGCGCGTGCCCCGGCTCATCGTCCCCTCGCTCACCGCGCTCTACGGCGCGCGCGCCAGCCACCCCGCCCTGCTCTCCGAGGAGACGCCCCTCATGGGCTGCCCCGGCAGCCGCTTCATCAACGACAAGGTCGAGGTGGAGAAGCAGGTGCGCGCCTTTCGCGAGCGCCACCCGGAGACGCGCGTCATCGTCCTGCGCTTCGCGCCCATGTTCGGCCCGAACATGGACAACCCCGCCACCCGCATGCTCGCCCACCGCGTGGTGCCCACGCTGCTCGGGTACGATCCGCTCTGGCAGGCGCTGCACGAGGAGGACGCGGCGCGCGCGCTGTACCAGGCGCTGAGCGCCAATGCCGAGGGCGAGTTCAACATCGTCGGCCGCGGGGTGCTGCCGCTCTCCGGGCTCATCCGCCAGGCGGGCGCCACGCCCCTGCCCCTGCCCGGCCCGCTCTTCCGCGCCACCCTCCAGACGATGACGTCGCTCGGGGGGCCGGGCTTTCCCTCGTCGCTGCTGGACTACATGCACTACGGCTGGGTGGCCAACGGCGAGCGCGCCGAGGAAGAGCTCGGCTTCATTCCCATGTTCCACGCCCGGGATGCCGTGGCGGCGATACGAAGGAGCTGA
- a CDS encoding TauD/TfdA family dioxygenase, with protein sequence MDPPLLVRRARRVGPGTLATLFWGLGSYLGTAVSQNAQGHVLGHVKDLGYDANNPSTRLYQTNQRQGYHTDSADIVGLLCVRTARHGGLSSLASTVTVYNEMYRRRPDLARVLFEPVHTDHRGEYRPGHKPYFSIPVFNFHAGELTGIYQRRYIESAQRFEDTPRLTPQQVDALDLFDALLDDPELHLEMRLEPGDMQFIHNHQILHDRTAFEDWPEPERRRHLLRLWLCPPDGRPLPPVFAERYGSVEVGRRGGVHVPASELKAPLDI encoded by the coding sequence GTGGATCCACCGCTTCTCGTCCGGAGAGCTCGCCGAGTTGGACCGGGCACTCTGGCCACGCTGTTCTGGGGGCTCGGCTCCTATCTGGGCACGGCCGTGTCACAGAACGCCCAGGGGCACGTGCTCGGACACGTGAAGGATCTGGGGTACGACGCCAACAACCCCAGCACGCGCCTCTACCAGACCAATCAACGCCAGGGCTATCACACGGACTCGGCGGACATCGTGGGGCTGCTGTGCGTGCGCACCGCCAGGCACGGAGGGCTCAGCAGCCTCGCCAGCACGGTGACCGTCTACAACGAGATGTACCGGCGCCGCCCGGACCTCGCCCGCGTCCTCTTCGAGCCCGTCCACACCGACCACCGCGGCGAGTACCGGCCCGGCCACAAGCCCTACTTCTCCATCCCCGTGTTCAACTTCCACGCGGGCGAACTCACGGGCATCTACCAGCGCCGCTACATCGAGTCCGCCCAACGCTTCGAGGATACTCCCCGGCTGACGCCCCAGCAGGTGGATGCGCTCGATCTGTTCGACGCCCTGCTCGATGACCCCGAGCTGCACCTGGAGATGCGGCTCGAGCCCGGGGACATGCAGTTCATCCACAACCATCAGATCCTCCACGACCGGACAGCCTTCGAGGACTGGCCGGAACCCGAGCGCCGGCGGCACCTGCTGCGGCTGTGGTTGTGCCCGCCGGATGGCCGTCCGCTGCCGCCTGTCTTCGCCGAGCGCTACGGCAGCGTGGAGGTGGGACGGCGCGGCGGCGTCCACGTGCCCGCCAGCGAGCTGAAGGCGCCCCTCGATATCTGA
- a CDS encoding lysophospholipid acyltransferase family protein — translation MAKGTPRASESSKARAKSAPAESAKPAASTEAARKPAPANVAKKKAAAPKKKAATSKGKPSGKTRVPATAVLSVPVEGQTPVTAPALETTPPTGVSPATAAEMGLEVEPATPSAPVAPEVHTAPEAPMPGREERLHPRTQEAEVLAAESALLEQEAAHAGLEETRRGIEEVLSEPVPEGPVDVPGFETEQAPPETAAPPETEPVLEAEPVLDEPKTLAGPSDLFFTAASPGAEPPRMRARMSGLLSLAKQIAFQTLASERVSRTVVSARGMVGAALTSLGLGGSTAVDEYGKDAALGGVLQPVVDFLYEHYWRVSVQGASHVPAGPVLLVANHSGALPFDGPMLQQALSRERPDLQEARWLAEDQVFHAPMMGTLMNRLGAVRACPENALRLLDELRPVIVFPEGSQGMGKPFAQRYQLKRFGRGGFVKLALRTGAPIVPVAIVGAEETVPLLGKLPAGFLGLDYLPVTLPPLPARWTLRFGEPISMGDLPPEAAEDLSQVQRLTERTRESIQGMLQALLKERRSVFSG, via the coding sequence ATGGCCAAGGGAACGCCCCGCGCCTCCGAGTCCTCCAAGGCCCGCGCGAAGTCCGCCCCGGCCGAGTCCGCGAAGCCCGCGGCCTCCACCGAGGCGGCGAGGAAGCCGGCCCCGGCGAACGTGGCGAAGAAGAAGGCCGCCGCTCCGAAGAAGAAGGCCGCGACCTCCAAGGGCAAGCCCTCCGGGAAGACGCGCGTGCCCGCCACGGCCGTCCTCTCCGTCCCGGTGGAGGGACAGACGCCCGTCACGGCCCCGGCCCTGGAGACGACACCTCCGACCGGGGTGAGTCCCGCCACGGCGGCCGAGATGGGCCTCGAGGTGGAGCCCGCCACGCCCTCGGCCCCGGTGGCTCCCGAGGTCCACACCGCCCCCGAGGCACCGATGCCCGGGCGGGAGGAGCGGCTTCACCCCAGGACGCAAGAGGCCGAGGTGCTCGCGGCCGAGTCGGCCCTGCTGGAGCAGGAGGCCGCCCACGCGGGGCTGGAGGAGACGCGGCGGGGCATCGAGGAAGTGCTGAGCGAGCCGGTGCCCGAGGGACCCGTGGACGTGCCGGGCTTCGAGACCGAGCAGGCTCCGCCCGAGACGGCGGCCCCGCCCGAAACAGAGCCCGTGCTCGAAGCGGAGCCCGTGCTCGACGAGCCCAAGACGCTCGCGGGCCCCTCGGACCTGTTCTTCACGGCGGCCTCGCCGGGAGCCGAGCCGCCGCGGATGAGGGCGCGGATGTCGGGGCTGCTGTCGTTGGCGAAGCAGATCGCCTTCCAGACGCTGGCGAGCGAGCGGGTGAGCCGGACGGTGGTGTCGGCGCGGGGCATGGTGGGCGCCGCGCTCACGAGCCTGGGGCTCGGGGGCAGCACGGCCGTGGACGAGTACGGCAAGGACGCGGCGCTCGGAGGGGTGCTGCAGCCGGTGGTGGACTTCCTCTACGAGCACTACTGGCGGGTGTCGGTGCAGGGGGCGAGCCACGTGCCGGCGGGGCCGGTGCTGCTGGTGGCCAACCACTCGGGGGCGCTGCCCTTCGACGGGCCCATGTTGCAGCAGGCGCTCTCGCGCGAGCGGCCGGACCTGCAGGAGGCGCGCTGGCTGGCGGAGGACCAGGTGTTCCACGCGCCGATGATGGGGACGCTGATGAACCGGCTGGGGGCGGTGCGCGCCTGCCCGGAGAACGCGCTGCGGCTGCTGGACGAATTGCGCCCGGTCATCGTCTTCCCCGAGGGCAGCCAGGGGATGGGCAAGCCGTTCGCCCAGCGCTACCAGCTCAAGCGCTTTGGCCGGGGAGGCTTCGTGAAGCTGGCGCTACGCACGGGCGCGCCCATCGTCCCGGTGGCCATTGTCGGCGCCGAGGAGACGGTGCCGCTCTTGGGCAAGCTGCCGGCGGGCTTCCTGGGCCTGGACTACCTGCCGGTGACGCTGCCGCCCCTGCCGGCGCGCTGGACGCTGCGCTTTGGCGAGCCCATCAGCATGGGCGACCTGCCCCCCGAGGCCGCCGAGGACCTCTCCCAGGTGCAGCGGCTCACCGAGCGCACCCGCGAGTCCATTCAGGGCATGTTGCAGGCCCTTCTCAAGGAGCGCCGCTCCGTCTTCTCGGGGTAG